The following are encoded together in the Dickeya lacustris genome:
- a CDS encoding tyrosine-type recombinase/integrase has product MSMPDTSMTWEELLDEYFFSHNLRQVTEDSYVKVVKGFRKYIGVEVLPDKITHRDVLKWRRHTLKERKLSANTWNNKVTHLRALFNFGIEEGLIEQDKNPFNDVAVQKDKKKKKTLTREQLTKIYLLMQRVESEESHAPWGRRCALYPAWYWLTVLDTLRYTGMRQNQLLHLRLQDINLDEGFIELRLEGSKTHREWRVPVVRQLRVRLARLLAQAKLAGARPFDMLFDVNRFAPSRRHQDEYQYDEAQALQSTRSFFRRLARDCGFAVTAHRFRHTLATELMKTPDRNLQLVKDLLGHSSVSTTMEYIELNMEIVGRTLETELALHTDICLDNQLHDLTVM; this is encoded by the coding sequence ATGTCTATGCCAGATACGTCAATGACCTGGGAAGAACTGCTGGATGAATATTTCTTCTCTCACAATCTTCGACAAGTCACCGAAGACAGTTATGTGAAAGTGGTGAAGGGATTCAGGAAGTATATCGGTGTGGAAGTTTTACCCGACAAGATAACACACCGTGATGTGTTGAAATGGCGAAGACATACCTTAAAGGAACGCAAATTGTCCGCCAATACCTGGAATAACAAAGTGACGCACCTGCGGGCGCTATTTAATTTTGGGATAGAGGAAGGTTTAATTGAACAGGATAAAAATCCATTTAATGACGTCGCTGTTCAAAAAGACAAGAAGAAAAAGAAGACACTCACCCGGGAACAGTTGACGAAAATCTACCTGCTGATGCAACGAGTAGAGTCTGAAGAGTCTCATGCTCCCTGGGGACGCCGGTGTGCATTGTATCCAGCCTGGTACTGGCTTACTGTCCTCGATACTCTGCGCTATACCGGGATGAGACAGAATCAACTACTGCACCTCCGATTACAGGATATCAATCTCGATGAGGGATTCATCGAACTACGACTGGAGGGGAGTAAAACGCACAGGGAGTGGCGGGTGCCTGTCGTTCGTCAGTTGCGTGTCAGGCTGGCCCGTTTACTGGCGCAGGCAAAACTGGCCGGCGCCCGTCCGTTCGACATGTTATTTGATGTCAATCGCTTTGCACCGTCCCGGCGTCACCAGGACGAGTATCAGTATGATGAAGCCCAGGCATTACAGAGTACACGGTCGTTTTTCCGCCGACTGGCTCGGGACTGTGGATTCGCGGTGACGGCACACCGGTTCCGGCATACGCTTGCCACCGAGCTGATGAAAACGCCGGATCGTAATTTGCAGTTGGTTAAAGATCTGCTGGGGCACAGTAGTGTCAGTACCACGATGGAATACATTGAATTGAATATGGAAATTGTAGGGAGGACACTGGAGACTGAGCTGGCGTTACACACAGATATTTGCTTGGATAACCAATTACATGACTTGACAGTAATGTAG